From a single Arachis hypogaea cultivar Tifrunner chromosome 3, arahy.Tifrunner.gnm2.J5K5, whole genome shotgun sequence genomic region:
- the LOC112734556 gene encoding WRKY transcription factor 28: MSDEAKQLLYQDLILDHHQNQNIIAGGGRLSNNMFCEKQFPSSSSSSQVAFDPSSYMSFTECLQGGMDYNSLATSFGLSPSSSEVFSSIEGNNNNQKLEGDVLGTGGGGGGSETLATLNSSISSSSSEAGGEEDSGKSNKDSQVKEEAAGETSKKGNKENNNNKKKGEKKQKEPRFAFMTKSEVDHLEDGYRWRKYGQKAVKNSPYPRSYYRCTTQKCSVKKRVERCYQDPTTVITTYEGQHNHPVPTSLRGNAASMFTPSMLSISAPTPLLSSAAHHDLALFAPLSHHHNQYSAASGSLFHHHQSINNNFNNNNNNNNNNSLLLLNHHHHPYNNQQLPPEYGLLQDMLPSMFLKQEP, from the exons ATGTCTGATGAAGCTAAACAACTTCTCTACCAAGACCTTATTCTTGATCATCATCAGAATCAGAATATTATTGCAGGAGGAGGAAGATTATCCAACAACATGTTCTGTGAGAAGCAgtttccatcatcatcatcatcatcacaagtAGCGTTTGATCCATCTTCATACATGAGCTTCACTGAATGCCTTCAAGGAGGGATGGACTATAACTCGCTTGCAACTTCTTTTGGTTTGTCTCCTTCTTCATCGGAGGTCTTTTCATCCATCGAAGGCAACAATAATAATCAAAAGCTCGAAGGTGATGTATTAGGAACTGGTGGCGGTGGTGGAGGTAGTGAAACCCTTGCAACCCTGAACTCATCGATCTCTTCGTCATCATCTGAAGCCGGGGGCGAAGAAGATtctggaaagagcaacaaagataGCCAGGTCAAAGAAGAAGCAGCAGGAGAAACCTCTAAGAAGGg GAACAAggagaataataataacaagaagaaaggggagaagaagcaGAAGGAGCCAAGGTTTGCGTTCATGACAAAGAGCGAGGTTGATCATCTTGAAGATGGATACCGATGGAGAAAATACGGACAGAAAGCCGTTAAGAATAGCCCTTATCCAAG GAGTTACTACAGATGCACGACACAGAAGTGCAGCGTGAAGAAACGCGTGGAGAGGTGTTATCAGGATCCAACGACTGTGATAACAACCTATGAAGGTCAACACAACCATCCAGTCCCCACTTCTTTGAGAGGGAATGCGGCTTCAATGTTCACACCTTCCATGCTCTCCATCTCCGCCCCCACTCCCCTCCTCTCATCCGCCGCACATCACGACCTCGCCCTTTTTGCTCCCCTTTCCCACCACCACAACCAATATTCCGCTGCTTCTGGATCATTGTTTCATCACCATCAGAGCATTAACAACAActttaataacaacaacaataataataataataactctcttcttcttctcaatcatcatcatcatccgtaTAATAATCAGCAGCTTCCTCCTGAATATGGCCTCCTTCAAGACATGCTCCCTTCCATGTTCCTCAAGCAAGAGCCATGA